A genomic window from Solanum stenotomum isolate F172 chromosome 10, ASM1918654v1, whole genome shotgun sequence includes:
- the LOC125842219 gene encoding glucan endo-1,3-beta-glucosidase 6-like yields the protein MRILGVKYGLWISMILGFMVLGKVYGIGANWGTQATHPLPPNIVVKLLKDNGIQKVKLFDADSEILNALSGSGIEVMVGIPNEMLWSLANSLGAAEKWVEKNVSSHVSSNSVDIKYVAVGNEPFLSQLNGTFLSTTFPALQNIQAALIKAGLGNRVKVTIPLNADVYQSSSEKPSTGDFRQDIRDLMVSIVKFLSDNGGAFTVNIYPFISLYNDPNFPADYAFFDGYSSPIDDNGKIYNNVFDANHDTLLSALQKNGFPNMSIIIGEIGWPTDGDNNANLKAAQRFNRGFMTHISGGKGTPMRPGPIDAYLFSLIDEDAKSIQPGNFERHWGIYYFDGTPKYNLSLGANNGGGLVPASGVRYLARQWCVLSPSASLDDPQLADSVGYACSHADCTSLGHGTSCADLDARGNVSYAFNSYYQENDQQSSACKFPNLSTITNTDPSPPGGTCKFKIMIQASSPSSHKNNAFTTKPVNVMFLFIVSLLLSVL from the exons ATGAGAATTCTGGGGGTGAAGTATGGTTTATGGATTTCaatgattttggggtttatGGTGTTAGGGAAAGTGTATGGAATAGGAGCAAACTGGGGAACACAAGCAACACATCCATTGCCACCAAACATAGTTGTGAAGTTACTTAAAGACAATGGGATTCAGAAAGTGAAGCTGTTTGATGCAGATTCAGAAATCTTGAATGCCCTCAGTGGCTCTGGAATTGAAGTCATGGTTGGAATACCAAATGAAATGCTGTGGAGTTtagctaacagtttgggtgctGCTGAGAAATGGGTAGAGAAGAATGTCTCTTCACATGTCTCTTCCAACAGTGTTGATATCAA ATATGTTGCAGTTGGAAATGAACCATTTCTATCTCAGTTAAACGGTACGTTTCTGTCAACAACATTCCCGGCTCTTCAAAACATCCAGGCAGCCCTTATAAAAGCCGGTCTTGGTAATCGGGTGAAAGTCACTATTCCTCTCAATGCTGATGTATACCAGAGTTCAAGTGAAAAACCTTCAACAGGTGACTTTCGCCAAGACATTCGTGATCTCATGGTGAGCATTGTCAAGTTCTTGAGTGACAACGGAGGCGCATTTACTGTCAATATCTATCCCTTTATAAGTCTCTACAATGACCCCAACTTTCCTGCTGACTATGCTTTCTTTGACGGATACTCAAGCCCCATCGATGACAACGGGAAAATCTACAACAATGTGTTTGATGCAAATCACGATACCCTCCTTTCGGCATTGCAGAAAAATGGATTCCCAAATATGTCGATTATAATAGGGGAAATCGGATGGCCAACAGACGGAGACAATAATGCAAACTTGAAAGCTGCCCAAAGATTCAACCGAGGATTCATGACTCACATTTCAGGTGGAAAGGGGACTCCAATGAGACCTGGTCCTATAGATGCTTACCTGTTCAGTCTGATTGACGAGGATGCGAAAAGCATTCAGCCCGGCAACTTTGAGCGCCATTGGGGAATATATTACTTCGATGGTACGCCTAAATACAATCTTTCGTTAGGTGCAAACAATGGAGGTGGTTTAGTACCAGCAAGTGGTGTTCGTTACCTGGCTCGTCAGTGGTGCGTGTTGTCACCCTCAGCTAGCCTTGATGATCCTCAGCTAGCTGATAGTGTAGGCTATGCATGTTCACATGCTGATTGCACCAGCCTCGGGCACGGGACATCATGCGCTGATCTTGATGCTCGTGGCAACGTTTCGTATGCATTCAACAGTTACTATCAGGAAAACGACCAGCAATCGAGTGCCTGCAAGTTTCCAAACCTTTCCACGATCACAAACACAGATCCGTCACCACCGGGTGGAACATGTAAATTCAAAATCATGATCCAAGCAAGTAGTCCTAGCAGCCATAAGAACAATGCATTTACAACTAAGCCTGTCAATGTGATGTTTCTGTTTATAGTTTCTTTGTTGTTGAGTGTTTTGTAG
- the LOC125841852 gene encoding F-box/FBD/LRR-repeat protein At1g13570-like, translating to MRSATRSGVDTISDLPCNVLDGILGCLPLKDAVKTSILSRDWRYKWVTRQELEFDYQFFVTYACNQAKAIIYQVLLLHKGPILKFSLGGSNLTIYPDIDHWIRFLSKKNVQEFTLCGNGLHNRYHLPSHFFTFHHLRHLKVDRCSFHPPPDFKGFEKLINLDLHFVTFDPAILRNLIFRCPLLERLTLRWCTNFDTLEIDAPNLKCFDFRGNSKSICFKNAPMLEKLIVHLNSRVSMVASPVCSNITKFFCHMPCLMQLDISGHLLEYLTMGGLPENHLTALNNVKSFSVRAMFFRSIKHVSGVIYLIKSFPKLQKLTIECGMKSEAVEPVVQYLQDQSSLCGAVKLLQKVHMSMFSGLEVEMEFLRLILASAPVLEEISAWNYEHLLCLSGREIKDNMKQYQRASPNVKFIVDEIVVEDALL from the exons ATGAGGAGTGCTACGAGATCCGGTGTAGATACAATTAGTGATTTGCCTTGTAATGTTCTGGATGGAATATTAGGGTGCTTGCCTCTGAAAGATGCAGTGAAGACTAGTATCTTGTCAAGAGACTGGAGGTATAAATGGGTTACACGTCAAGAACTTGAGTTTGATTATCAATTTTTTGTGACGTATGCATGTAATCAAGCTAAGGCAATCATTTACCAAGTCCTATTACTCCATAAAGGACCAATACTTAAGTTTAGTCTTGGGGGCTCTAACTTGACAATATATCCTGATATTGATCACTGGATACGTTTCTTGTCAAAGAAAAATGTTCAAGAATTCACCCTTTGCGGAAACGGCTTACACAACAGATATCATTTACCTTCTCACTTTTTCACGTTCCATCACCTAAGGCATCTGAAAGTTGATCGATGCTCGTTCCACCCTCCACCCGATTTCAAAGGGTTTGAGAAGCTTATTAATCTTGACCTTCATTTTGTCACTTTTGATCCAGCAATACTTAGGAATCTTATTTTCAGATGCCCATTGCTTGAAAGATTGACGTTGAGATGGTGCACAAATTTTGACACCCTTGAAATTGATGCACCTAATCTCAAATGCTTTGACTTTAGAGGAAATTCAAAGTCCATTTGCTTCAAGAACGCCCCTATGCTCGAGAAACTAATTGTGCATCTCAATTCACGAGTTTCGATGGTTGCATCTCCTGTTTGTTCCAATATTACAAAGTTCTTCTGTCACATGCCATGCCTAATGCAACTGGATATAAGTGGTCATTTATTGGAG tACTTAACAATGGGAGGTCTGCCGGAGAATCATCTGACTGCTCTGAACAATGTCAAATCTTTCAGTGTTCGGGCAATGTTCTTCAGAAGCATTAAACATGTTTCGGGTGTTATTTACTTGATTAAAAGCTTCCCCAAATTACAAAAGTTGACTATTGAATGT GGAATGAAAAGCGAAGCTGTGGAACCTGTTGTACAATACTTACAAGACCAATCAAGCTTGTGTGGTGCTGTGAAGCTGCTTCAAAAAGTACATATGAGTATGTTTAGTGGTCTCGAGGTGGAAATGGAATTTCTGAGGCTTATATTAGCGTCTGCACCTGTACTTGAGGAAATTTCCGCTTGGAATTATGAACATCTCCTTTGTCTGTCGGGTAGAGAAATTAAGGATAATATGAAACAATACCAACGAGCATCTCCCAATGTTAAATTCATAGTTGATGAAATTGTGGTAGAAGATGCTTTACTATGA
- the LOC125842226 gene encoding uncharacterized protein LOC125842226, with translation MAMSVKHMYIIIVTLGVLSFIFGVIAENKKPANGTAILGKGVVICKYRSDHTVALGLLSVIFLAASAVVGFSSLFYPYKGKSIPQAVLLRSTSFIVFLNVALGTTGLAAVLLLWPIIGEQLHITRNIHHNLQTECPTANTGLLGGGAFLSLDSALFWLVCLMLSNNARDDYFEDTAADLKGGDAVNYEEDVVIKSA, from the exons ATGGCTATGTCTGTGAAGCATATGTACATTATTATAGTAACTCTTGGTGTTCTCTCATTTATATTTGGTGTTATTGCTGAAAATAAAAAG CCAGCAAATGGAACTGCAATACTAGGAAAAGGGGTTGTTATTTGTAAATATCGATCTGATCACACTGTTGCCCTGGGCTTATTGTCTGTTATCTTTCTTGCTGCATCTGCTGTGGTCGGCTTCTCGTCTTTGTTTTATCCATACAAGGGGAAGTCAATTCCTCAGGCTGTTCTGCTGAGAAGCACTAGCTTCATTGTATTCCTCAATGTTGCTTT GGGTACAACTGGTTTAGCAGCAGTGCTGTTGTTGTGGCCTATCATCGGTGAGCAACTTCATATCACGCGGAACATACACCACAACTTGCAAACGGAGTGTCCAACTGCCAATACTGGTCTTCTTGGTGGTGGTGCCTTCTTGTCTCTTGATTCTGCGCTCTTCTGGTTGGTTTGCTTGATGCTATCTAATAATGCTCGGGACGATTACTTTGAAGATACAGCAGCAGATCTTAAAGGTGGGGATGCAGTAAACTATGAAGAAGATGTAGTTATCAAGAGTGCCTAA